The stretch of DNA GCTGCTGCCGGAGAGCGGTCCCGCGTTCGTCCGCGAGCTGGCGGCCGGAGGATGACGGTCGCGGGTCCGGTCCCGCCAGAGCCCGGCGGGACCGGACCCGCTCATGGATTCCCGCGGATACGCACCGGGGCGGCCCCGCCCCCTGCCCGGGTGCGCTCTCCCGCCGCTGGACAGGAGAACACCGTTTCGGCGGGGGAGTCCCGGACCGGCTCCCGGGGCTGGTGCCTCTCGTTCGGATCACGTCGGGCTCGCGGGCCCTTGCACGGTCCGGACGGAAGACCCTAGGCCTGGGAGAGCGCGCTGCGGGCCGCCGCCCGCAGGGACTCCCAGTCCGGCAGCTTGACCACACTGCGCCCGAGGGAGACGCCGAGTTCCGCCTCGGCCCGCTCGATGGCCTGCCAGCCCGCCCACCGTACGGGCTCGACACCCTCGGCGCGCAGCACCGGGAGGCTGTCGTCCGGCACCTGCCTGCCCACGAGCCCGGGCGCGTCCTGGAGCAGCGAGGCCACCGTCTCCTTCGCGCACGGCCGGTTGGTGCCGATGACGCCCGTGGGACCCCGCTTGATCCAGCCGGCCACGTACTCGCCGGGCGCGACGGCACCGTCGCGCAGCACGCGCCCGTCCCGGTGCGGCACGGTGCCGGTGCCCGCGTCGAACGGCAGCCCGTCCGGCGGCACTCCGCGGTAGCCCACCGACCGCAGCACCAGCTGGGCCGCGATGTCCTCGTACCGACCCGTCCCGACGACGCCGCCGTGCCCGTCCGGCGCCGTGCGCTCCAGCCGCACCGTACCCACGCGGCCGTCGTCGGCGAGCAGTTCGACGGGGCGCAGGAAGAAGCGCAGCCGGATCCGGCGGGTGCCGCCCTTCGGCGGCGTCGCGGCCCAGCCGCGCAGGACCTCGATGTTGCGGCGCTGGGCGGCCGGCAGTGCCGAGGGATCGGCGCAGGCCGGGTCCAGTGCCAGCTCCTCCGGGTCGACGACGACGTCGGTGTCCGGCAGGGCGCCCAGCTCGCGCAGCTCCTTGGTCGTGAAGCGGGCCTGCGACGGGCCGCGCCGGCCCACCATGTGGATCTCGGTCACCCGGCTCGCGGTGAGCGCGGCGAGCGCTGCCTCGGGCATGTCGGTGGGGCTCAGCTCGGCCGCTCCGCGCGCCAGGATGCGCGTGACGTCCACGGCGACGTTGCCCACGCCGACGACGACAGCCGACCGCGCGCTCCGCACGAAACCGCTGTCCACGGAGTCGGGGTGGGCGCTGTACCAGGAGACGAACTCGGTCGCCGACCAGCTGCCCGGCAGGTCCTCGCCCGGGATGTGCAGACGGCGGTCGGTGGCGGCGCCCACGCAGTACACCACCGCGTGGTACAGCTCGCGCAGCCGCGCGGCGGGCAGTCCGCCGGGGCCACCGACCTGGACGCCGCCCAGGAACCGGACCCGCTTGTGCTCCAGGACCGTCCGCAGGTTGTTCTGCAGGGACTTGATCTTCTCGTGGTCCGGCGCCACGCCGTAGCGCACGAGTCCGTACGGGCACGGCAGCCGGTCGAGGACGTCGACGCGCACGGAGGGGTCCTGCTGGACCAGGCCCTGAGCGGTGTAGCACCCACTCGGCCCCGAGCCGACGACGGCGACACGCAGCACGGCGGAACTCCTTACCCCGATGGATCGCGCATGGACCGCAGGAGATCGCTGATGGCTCCAGCATGGCACCAAGCGGACCGCCGGGGGAGGGAGGCCGCGCGGGACCGCCCGCGTGTCGCGGCCCGGATCCGTACGCCGGCCGCCGCGCTACCGCTCCGGCGGGGGCGCCGGGATCCGGCCGGTCGCGAAGAAGCGG from Streptomyces sp. 6-11-2 encodes:
- a CDS encoding FAD-dependent oxidoreductase, yielding MLRVAVVGSGPSGCYTAQGLVQQDPSVRVDVLDRLPCPYGLVRYGVAPDHEKIKSLQNNLRTVLEHKRVRFLGGVQVGGPGGLPAARLRELYHAVVYCVGAATDRRLHIPGEDLPGSWSATEFVSWYSAHPDSVDSGFVRSARSAVVVGVGNVAVDVTRILARGAAELSPTDMPEAALAALTASRVTEIHMVGRRGPSQARFTTKELRELGALPDTDVVVDPEELALDPACADPSALPAAQRRNIEVLRGWAATPPKGGTRRIRLRFFLRPVELLADDGRVGTVRLERTAPDGHGGVVGTGRYEDIAAQLVLRSVGYRGVPPDGLPFDAGTGTVPHRDGRVLRDGAVAPGEYVAGWIKRGPTGVIGTNRPCAKETVASLLQDAPGLVGRQVPDDSLPVLRAEGVEPVRWAGWQAIERAEAELGVSLGRSVVKLPDWESLRAAARSALSQA